From the genome of Melitaea cinxia chromosome 12, ilMelCinx1.1, whole genome shotgun sequence, one region includes:
- the LOC123658613 gene encoding uncharacterized protein LOC123658613 produces the protein MEQNIFVASNSTTSIIPSEVTTTHIIEEGPRVCPLCSSEIRYFFINLNEKMLMCENMECEFPFGFEELQFIKLDNDEDMSDVVSIQTKPTRASPMPTGSVISTAAWSEIDKMNKIYESEESQLDPRSFHLQRNKKKIKKDSKVSEIEINKNVEDIKCLNMELMEISESNKIIKNEKWIKNLMTLQGKSGFKLLKPEEMKCVKQDERELKIDIDTNDNTMSSINIQIAE, from the exons aTAATTCCCTCTGAAGTTACAACTACACATATTATTGAAGAAGGTCCAAGG GTATGTCCTCTATGTTCTTCGGAAATaagatatttctttataaacttAAATGAGAAAATGTTAATGTGTGAAAACATGGAATGTGAGTTTCCATTCGGCTTCGAGGAGCTTCAGTTTATAAAACTTGATAACGACGAAGATATGAGCGACGTTGTTTCCATACAAACAAAACCCACCCGAGCATCACCTATGCCGACTGGATCGGTTATATCAACTGCTGCCTGGTCGGAAATAGACAAAATGAACAAGATATATGAATCCGAGGAAAGCCAGCTAGATCCTCGCTCGTTTCACttacaaagaaacaaaaagaaaatcaaaaagGACTCGAAAGTAAGCGAAATAGAGATCAACAAAAACGTTGAAGACATAAAATGTCTCAATATGGAGTTGATGGAGATATCTGAATCGAATAAAATTATCAAGAACGAAAAAtggattaaaaatttaatgaccCTTCAAGGTAAGTCCGGTTTTAAGCTTTTGAAGCCGGAGGAAATGAAATGCGTGAAGCAAGATGAAAGGGAATTGAAAATAGACATCGACACAAACGATAATACTATGTCTTCAATAAATATACAGATAGCTGAGTAA